The Streptomyces sp. NBC_00335 DNA window GTCCGCGGGGTCTCGTACCGGGTGGTCATCGAACGGGATGTGCTCACCCAGCCCAGCGGGATCCGCGAGGCGTCCACGGCGCTGGCCCGCGGCGAGCACATCCGGGTGACGGCCGCGGTGCCGACCAAACTCGTCATCGCGGACCGGTCGCTCGCGATGGTCCCGCTGACGGCGCGCGGCGCGGAGCCGGCGGCGCTGGTCGTGCACGCGTCGGGGCTGCTGGAGTCCCTGATGGGCCTCTTCGAGGCGGTCTGGCGGGAGTCGCTCCCGCTGCGGCTCGGCTCCACCGGCGCGCCGGAGGAATCGGACGGCGGACCCGACGCCACCGACCTGGAGATCCTCACCCTCCTCCTGGCGGGGATGACGGACGCGAGCGTCGCGAAGCACCTGGAGCTGGGCCTGCGGACCGTCCAGCGACGGGTCAAGGGCCTGATGGAACTGTCGGGCGTCACGACCCGGCTGCAGCTCGGCTGGCACGCGTACGAACGGGGCTGGGTGGCCCGATAGCCCCGGGCCGGGCAGGCTGAGCAGATGGACCTGCCTCAGCTGCCCCAGTTGCTGCTGGTGGGGCTGGTGCTGGTGCTCGGACTGCTCGGGGTACTGGTCCCCGGCGCCCCCGGCACCCTCCTCGTCTGGGCCGGAGTCCTGTGGTGGGCGCTCCACGAACGGTCGACGGCCGCCTGGGGCCTGCTGGCGGGCGCGACGGCGCTGCTGCTGGTGGTGCAGGTGGTGAAGTGGCTGTTGCCCCCGCGGCGGCTCCGTGGGGTCGGCGTCACCCGCCGGATGGTGGTGTACGCGGGTGTGGGCGCGGTACTGGGCTTCGTGCTGCTCCCGGTGGTCGGCACGGTCCCCGGCTTCGTGGGCGGCATCTACCTCTGCGAGCGACGCCGCCTGGGCGCCCACGGGGAGGCGTGGGCGTCGGTGCGGGCGGTGATGCGGGCGGTGGGGACGAGCGTGCTGGTGGAGCTGTTCGCGTGCCTGCTGGTGGTGGGGGCGTGGGTGGGGACGGTGCTGTGGGCGTAGCCGCACCTCAGCCGGGCCGCCGCCCGGCTCCCCGCCCCGCCCTTCGCCCGGCCTCTGCCGACCCCTCGCCCTGATCCCGGTCCGGCGCTCTCGCCCCGCCTCCGCCGGCGCTCTCGCCCGGCCCCCTCACCGACCCCGCCGGCCCCTCGCCCTGATCCCGGTCCGGCCTCTCGCCCTGATCCCGGTCCGGCTTCTCGCCCGGCCCTCTCGCCGGCCTCTGCCGACCCCGCCGCCGGTCCCTCTCCCTCATCTTGATCAACCGAACGCGCAATCCTCTTGCGCAATGGTCAAGAAACATTGACCATTGGCGACATGCCTACCGACGAGCTACCCGAAACGCTTCACGTCACCACTGACGACCAGATGCGCGCGGTCTCCAACCTCACGCGCCACCGGATCATGGCCATGCTCCGGTTCGAGCCGGCGACGATCACCCAGATCGCCGCCCGGGTGGGCCTGGCGAAGGGAAGCTCCAGCTATCACGTACGGCTGCTGGAGCGGGCCGGTCTCGTGAAGGTGGTGCGGACCCGGAAGGTGCGGGGGGTCACCGAGCGGTACTACGCGATGGCCGCGCGGTCGATCGTGCTGCCGGATCGGGGCGAGGGCGGGCCGGACGTGCTGATGCGGCATGCGGTGGCGGACCTGGAGGAGTCGCCGGCGGAGAGCCAGCGGCACGTGGGGATGATGCATCTGCGGCTCACCGAGGAGCAGTTCGCGGAGCTGGGGGCGCGACTGGGGGCATTGGCCCGCGAGTACCGGGAGTTGTCCGATCCCTCACTGCCGGACACGTCACTCGTCTTCGCACTGTTCCACCCGGCACGCCGCAACGAGACCGAGGGAGACGCCAAGTGACTTCAGAACTCAAGAAGTTGCCGTCCGGGTTCGGACGACTGTGGACCGCGCAGACGGTGTCCTCGCTCGGCGACGGGGTGACGCATGCCGCACTGCCGCTGATCGCGTTGACGCTGACGCGGGATCCGATGGCGCTCGCCGTCGTCACCGCCGCCGGCACTCTGCCGTGGCTGCTCTTCGGGGTGCTCGGCGGTGCGCTGGT harbors:
- a CDS encoding DUF456 domain-containing protein, translating into MDLPQLPQLLLVGLVLVLGLLGVLVPGAPGTLLVWAGVLWWALHERSTAAWGLLAGATALLLVVQVVKWLLPPRRLRGVGVTRRMVVYAGVGAVLGFVLLPVVGTVPGFVGGIYLCERRRLGAHGEAWASVRAVMRAVGTSVLVELFACLLVVGAWVGTVLWA
- a CDS encoding helix-turn-helix domain-containing protein, whose product is MLSAIGLDEGQESAYRALVALGAAEIPDLAHRLTLPVQQTERTLRHLERHGLAAQSSARPGRWVAAPPGVALGALLTQQRHELEQAELAAALLAEEYRAEAAEPAVHDLVEVVTGASAVAHRFHQLQLGAVEEVLALVSGRPQVVTGTDNDAEDRAAVRGVSYRVVIERDVLTQPSGIREASTALARGEHIRVTAAVPTKLVIADRSLAMVPLTARGAEPAALVVHASGLLESLMGLFEAVWRESLPLRLGSTGAPEESDGGPDATDLEILTLLLAGMTDASVAKHLELGLRTVQRRVKGLMELSGVTTRLQLGWHAYERGWVAR
- a CDS encoding ArsR family transcriptional regulator, with the protein product MPTDELPETLHVTTDDQMRAVSNLTRHRIMAMLRFEPATITQIAARVGLAKGSSSYHVRLLERAGLVKVVRTRKVRGVTERYYAMAARSIVLPDRGEGGPDVLMRHAVADLEESPAESQRHVGMMHLRLTEEQFAELGARLGALAREYRELSDPSLPDTSLVFALFHPARRNETEGDAK